In Vibrio sp. 10N, the following proteins share a genomic window:
- the mtnN gene encoding 5'-methylthioadenosine/S-adenosylhomocysteine nucleosidase: MKIGVIGAMEQEVSILKAALVNLEETKKGGCTFFTGQLNGADIVLLQSGIGKVAAAVGTTILLSDYQPDVVINTGSAGGFESSLNLGDVVISTEVRHHDADVTAFGYEIGQMAGQPAAFTADQKLMDVAEQALAQMEDKHAVRGLICTGDEFVCRPERQAVISENFPGVIAVEMEASAIAQTCHQFNTPFVVVRAISDVADKESPMSFEEFLPLAAQSSSEMVVKMVELLK; encoded by the coding sequence ATGAAAATCGGCGTAATTGGCGCAATGGAACAAGAAGTGTCCATCCTAAAAGCAGCACTAGTGAACCTTGAAGAAACCAAGAAAGGCGGCTGTACCTTCTTTACTGGTCAACTTAACGGTGCCGACATCGTGCTACTTCAATCAGGTATCGGCAAAGTAGCGGCAGCAGTCGGTACAACGATCCTCCTTAGCGATTACCAGCCAGACGTTGTGATTAACACGGGCTCTGCAGGTGGCTTTGAGTCTTCTCTAAACCTAGGCGATGTCGTTATCTCAACCGAAGTTCGTCACCACGACGCTGACGTGACAGCATTTGGCTACGAGATTGGCCAAATGGCAGGCCAACCAGCCGCTTTCACTGCCGACCAAAAACTAATGGACGTAGCAGAGCAAGCACTCGCACAAATGGAAGACAAGCACGCGGTTCGCGGTCTTATCTGTACTGGCGATGAGTTCGTTTGCCGCCCAGAGCGTCAAGCGGTTATCAGTGAGAACTTCCCAGGCGTTATCGCCGTAGAAATGGAAGCTTCCGCAATTGCGCAAACCTGTCATCAATTCAACACGCCATTTGTTGTGGTTCGAGCTATCTCTGATGTCGCGGATAAAGAGTCACCAATGAGCTTTGAAGAATTCCTACCACTTGCAGCGCAAAGCTCGTCTGAAATGGTAGTAAAAATGGTTGAGCTGCTTAAATAA
- a CDS encoding DUF1499 domain-containing protein produces MTITKLLTLSTTIALTACGAGYQTTTDRTQQPCGDSPRCVSTQDSREDFKLAPFKLAPDTNINQVETVALSFENAEVAAKEGNYLRVEYTSSVFRYVDDMEVRIQDGELLVRSEARIGYYDFEVNRKRVEAFRAKLIETGLVIANP; encoded by the coding sequence ATGACCATAACTAAGCTTTTGACGCTATCGACCACCATTGCTCTTACCGCCTGCGGCGCTGGCTATCAAACCACCACAGATCGTACCCAACAGCCGTGCGGTGACAGTCCGCGCTGCGTCTCGACTCAAGATAGTCGTGAAGACTTTAAACTCGCGCCGTTTAAGCTGGCGCCAGACACCAACATCAACCAGGTTGAGACGGTTGCATTAAGCTTTGAAAATGCCGAAGTCGCTGCGAAAGAAGGCAACTATTTAAGGGTTGAATATACCTCGAGTGTGTTTCGCTATGTCGATGATATGGAAGTCAGAATCCAAGATGGCGAGCTATTGGTACGCTCTGAAGCACGTATCGGTTACTACGATTTTGAGGTTAATAGGAAGCGAGTTGAAGCATTTCGCGCTAAGCTCATCGAAACTGGATTAGTCATCGCAAATCCCTAG
- a CDS encoding FAD-dependent oxidoreductase, with protein sequence MSQNVYQFIDVNRVDPAKKPIKVRKIEFVEIYEPFTKQQATAQADRCLDCGNPYCEWKCPVHNYIPQWLKLANEGRIIEAVELSHQTNSLPEVCGRVCPQDRLCEGSCTLSDDFGAVTIGNIEKYITDKAFEMGWKPDMSHVEWTDKKVAIIGAGPAGLAAADILVRNGVKPVVFDRYPEIGGLLTFGIPSFKLEKDVMLNRRRIFTEMGVEFRLNTEVGKDVEMASLVEEYDAVFLGVGTYKNMRAGLENENAPGVFDALPFLISNTYKVMDLEGELPFIDMKGKKVVVLGGGDTAMDCVRTSIRQTASSVICAYRRDEANMPGSRREVKNAREEGVNFMFNLQPLGIEVDANGNACGVKVVKTALGEPDEAGRRRPEPVEGSEHVLEADAVIMAFGFQPHQMSWLEPYGVELDQWGRIKAPVSQEFMYQTSNKKIFAGGDAVRGSDLVVTAIDEGRKAAEGILDFLDV encoded by the coding sequence ATGAGCCAGAACGTATACCAATTTATTGATGTGAACCGCGTCGACCCTGCAAAGAAGCCGATCAAGGTTCGTAAAATCGAGTTCGTAGAAATCTACGAACCCTTTACCAAACAGCAAGCGACGGCTCAGGCCGATCGCTGCCTGGACTGTGGTAACCCATACTGCGAATGGAAATGCCCAGTTCATAACTACATCCCTCAATGGTTAAAACTCGCCAATGAGGGACGAATCATAGAAGCGGTAGAGCTCTCACACCAAACCAACAGCCTACCTGAAGTCTGTGGTCGCGTGTGCCCGCAGGATAGACTTTGTGAAGGGTCATGTACCTTAAGCGATGACTTTGGTGCCGTCACTATCGGCAACATCGAAAAGTACATTACCGACAAAGCCTTCGAAATGGGCTGGAAACCGGACATGTCTCATGTTGAATGGACAGATAAAAAGGTCGCCATTATCGGTGCCGGACCGGCTGGCCTTGCTGCCGCCGATATTCTGGTGCGCAATGGCGTCAAACCTGTCGTCTTTGACCGCTACCCTGAGATTGGTGGTCTACTCACTTTCGGCATTCCATCTTTCAAACTTGAGAAAGATGTCATGCTCAATCGTCGCCGTATCTTTACCGAGATGGGGGTAGAATTCCGCCTCAATACTGAAGTAGGTAAAGATGTCGAGATGGCAAGCTTGGTTGAAGAGTACGATGCGGTATTCCTAGGCGTCGGTACCTACAAAAACATGCGTGCCGGTCTGGAAAATGAGAACGCCCCAGGCGTTTTTGATGCCCTGCCGTTTTTGATCTCCAATACTTACAAAGTCATGGATCTCGAGGGTGAACTACCGTTTATCGACATGAAAGGTAAAAAGGTTGTCGTATTGGGTGGGGGTGATACGGCGATGGACTGTGTTCGTACCTCTATTCGTCAAACAGCGAGCAGTGTCATTTGTGCCTACCGCCGTGACGAAGCTAACATGCCCGGCTCTCGCCGCGAGGTGAAAAACGCCCGCGAGGAAGGCGTCAACTTTATGTTTAACCTTCAGCCGCTTGGCATTGAAGTGGATGCTAATGGCAACGCATGCGGCGTGAAAGTAGTGAAGACCGCATTAGGTGAACCAGATGAAGCGGGTCGCCGTCGTCCTGAACCTGTGGAAGGCAGCGAGCACGTACTGGAAGCCGACGCGGTTATCATGGCATTTGGCTTCCAACCGCATCAAATGTCGTGGTTAGAACCTTATGGCGTAGAACTTGACCAATGGGGCCGCATCAAAGCCCCTGTATCTCAAGAGTTTATGTATCAAACCAGCAACAAGAAGATCTTTGCCGGTGGTGATGCGGTTCGCGGCTCAGATTTGGTCGTCACGGCCATTGATGAGGGACGCAAAGCTGCAGAAGGCATACTAGACTTCTTAGACGTATAG
- the gltB gene encoding glutamate synthase large subunit has translation MALYDPSLVKDNCGFGLIAHMQGQPSHKLVRTAISALDRMTHRGGINSDGKTGDGCGLLLQKPDSYFRLLAEENQWNLGKQYAVGMMFLSKDPVKAQSAKDIINQELSQETLTISGWRDVPTNEDVLGPIALSSLPNIVQVFISAPAGWREQDVERRLYIAKRRIEKRITEDEDFYICSLSTQVIVYKGLCMPADLPRFYLDLADLRMESSICLFHQRFSTNTQPRWPLAQPFRYLAHNGEINTIEGNRQWAKARAYKFASPLLPDLQTAAPFVNETGSDSSSLDNMLDLFLSGGMDIFRAMRMLVPPAWQNHPDMDPDLRAFYDFNSKHMEPWDGPAGIVLSDGRYAACNLDRNGLRPARYVITKDNLITLASEVGIWDYAPDEVAEKGRVGPGELLVVDTQEGELWHSDDIDNDLKNRHPYREWMENNVHKLTPFSELADDQVGKRSFDETLLKTYQKQFAMTNEETDQVLRVLGDMGQEAVGSMGDDTPMAVLSSKERLVTDYFRQKFAQVTNPPIDPLREKHVMSLATSVGQEMNVFCETDGHAYRVAFDSPVLLYSDMQQLLELSDKHYRNTILDINYDPNEKDLKQALLDLCDQAEAVVKEGTVLVVLSDRALVKGKLPIPAAMAVGAVQTRLIEANLRCDANIIVETATARDPHQFAVLLGFGATAIYPYLAYEALGKMVDDGAIAKSYRDVMQNYQYGINKGLYKIMSKMGISTIASYRCSQLFEAVGLHSDVVDLCFTGVTTRIQGASFEDFQQDLFNLSRKAWAKRKPVEHGGLLKYVHDGEYHAYNPDVVGTLQQAVKSGDASDYKSYAKQVNDRPVAMLRDLMKLKKADNALPLEQIEPNTELFKRFDSAAMSIGALSPEAHEALAMAMNKLGGYSNSGEGGEDPRRFGTNRNSRIKQIASGRFGVTPHYLTNADVLQIKVAQGAKPGEGGQLPGHKVTAEIAKLRHSVQGVTLISPPPHHDIYSIEDLAQLIFDLKQVNPDALVSVKLVSEPGVGTIATGVAKAYADLITISGYDGGTAASPLTSVKYAGCPWELGLAETQQALVANNLRHKIRLQVDGGLKTGLDVVKAAILGAESFGFGTAPMVAMGCKFLRICHLNNCATGVATQDETLRKEYFKGLPEMVVNYFTGLADEVRELLAELGVEKLTDLIGRTDLLEAVEGMTAKQSKLDLSNILEAPVSPLSHPLYWTEPNQPFDKAELNQKIVEQTETAVESKAGGSFYFDVRNTDRSVGARLSGSVAKRYGNQGMATTPIKLYLDGTAGQSLGVWNAGGVEIYLTGDANDYVGKGMAGGKLVIKPHVGTTFTCNDATIVGNTCLYGATGGKLFAAGTAGERFGVRNSGTIAVIEGAGDNACEYMTGGIVAILGATGVNFGAGMTGGFAYVMDSNDDFEGRVNTESVEAISLSELYIHQEHLRGLIAEHLEETGSVHAEHILANFDEWIPKFYLVKPKAADLRTLLGHQSRSAAELRVQAQ, from the coding sequence ATGGCTCTTTACGATCCAAGTCTTGTGAAAGACAACTGTGGATTTGGCCTGATTGCACATATGCAAGGTCAACCTAGCCACAAACTGGTTCGCACCGCAATCTCAGCACTGGACCGCATGACTCACCGTGGCGGCATCAACTCAGATGGAAAAACAGGCGATGGTTGTGGTTTATTACTTCAAAAACCCGATTCTTATTTCCGTCTTCTCGCAGAAGAAAACCAATGGAACCTCGGTAAACAATATGCCGTCGGCATGATGTTTCTATCCAAAGATCCCGTCAAAGCCCAATCTGCAAAAGACATCATTAACCAAGAACTGTCCCAAGAAACTCTGACCATTTCTGGCTGGCGCGATGTGCCAACCAACGAAGACGTACTCGGCCCAATCGCGCTAAGCTCGCTACCCAACATTGTTCAGGTTTTTATCTCTGCCCCCGCTGGATGGCGTGAGCAAGATGTAGAAAGGCGTCTTTACATCGCCAAACGCCGCATCGAAAAACGCATCACGGAAGATGAAGATTTCTATATTTGTAGCTTATCGACGCAAGTAATCGTCTACAAAGGTCTGTGTATGCCGGCCGATCTGCCGCGATTCTACCTCGATCTTGCTGATCTTCGCATGGAATCGTCGATCTGTTTGTTCCACCAGCGTTTTTCTACCAACACCCAACCACGTTGGCCATTGGCACAGCCATTCCGCTACTTAGCGCACAATGGTGAGATCAACACCATTGAAGGCAACCGCCAATGGGCGAAAGCTCGTGCTTATAAATTTGCCTCACCACTACTACCGGATTTGCAAACTGCCGCTCCTTTCGTCAACGAAACAGGCTCGGACTCTTCAAGCCTAGATAATATGCTCGACCTATTCTTGTCTGGTGGTATGGATATCTTCCGTGCGATGCGAATGCTGGTTCCGCCAGCGTGGCAAAATCACCCAGACATGGACCCAGACCTTCGTGCTTTCTATGACTTTAACTCGAAGCACATGGAGCCGTGGGATGGCCCTGCTGGCATCGTCCTTTCCGACGGTCGCTACGCAGCCTGTAACCTTGACCGTAATGGCTTGCGCCCTGCGCGCTATGTAATTACTAAAGACAACCTCATCACTCTTGCATCCGAAGTTGGCATTTGGGATTACGCTCCAGACGAGGTAGCGGAGAAAGGCCGTGTTGGACCTGGAGAGCTGCTTGTTGTCGATACCCAAGAAGGCGAGCTGTGGCACTCCGATGATATCGACAATGATCTGAAAAACCGTCATCCCTATCGCGAATGGATGGAGAATAACGTCCATAAACTCACGCCGTTTAGTGAGCTCGCTGACGATCAAGTGGGTAAGCGCAGCTTTGATGAAACTCTGCTCAAAACCTATCAAAAGCAATTTGCCATGACCAACGAAGAAACCGATCAGGTACTTCGTGTCTTGGGCGACATGGGCCAGGAAGCAGTTGGCTCCATGGGTGACGATACCCCGATGGCCGTGCTTTCCTCGAAAGAGCGTTTAGTTACGGACTACTTCCGTCAAAAGTTTGCGCAGGTCACCAACCCGCCTATCGACCCATTGCGTGAAAAGCACGTGATGTCGCTAGCGACCAGTGTTGGTCAAGAGATGAATGTGTTCTGTGAAACCGATGGTCACGCATACCGCGTCGCCTTCGACTCACCAGTATTGCTGTACTCTGACATGCAGCAACTTTTGGAGCTTAGCGATAAACACTATCGCAATACGATCCTCGACATTAACTACGATCCAAACGAGAAAGATCTTAAGCAAGCGCTACTCGATCTCTGTGATCAAGCGGAAGCGGTGGTCAAAGAAGGTACCGTGTTAGTGGTACTTTCTGATCGAGCACTGGTTAAAGGCAAACTGCCGATCCCAGCAGCAATGGCCGTTGGCGCAGTACAAACCCGACTGATCGAAGCCAACCTACGCTGTGACGCCAACATTATTGTTGAAACGGCAACCGCTCGAGACCCACATCAGTTTGCCGTGTTACTTGGCTTTGGTGCTACCGCCATCTACCCATACCTCGCGTATGAAGCGTTGGGTAAAATGGTGGACGACGGCGCGATTGCCAAGAGCTATCGCGATGTGATGCAAAACTATCAATACGGCATCAACAAAGGTCTGTACAAGATCATGTCGAAGATGGGGATCTCGACCATCGCCTCATACCGCTGCTCACAATTGTTTGAAGCCGTCGGTCTGCATTCCGACGTGGTCGACTTATGTTTTACCGGCGTTACCACTCGTATTCAGGGCGCGAGCTTTGAAGACTTCCAACAAGATCTGTTCAACCTATCCCGTAAAGCTTGGGCCAAACGCAAACCTGTTGAACATGGCGGCCTACTGAAATACGTCCACGATGGCGAATATCACGCTTACAATCCTGATGTCGTCGGTACGCTTCAACAAGCGGTGAAATCTGGCGATGCGTCCGACTACAAGTCTTATGCTAAGCAGGTCAACGACCGCCCTGTCGCGATGCTGCGTGACTTGATGAAGCTGAAAAAGGCGGACAACGCGCTACCGCTTGAGCAGATTGAGCCTAATACTGAGCTGTTCAAACGCTTCGATTCAGCGGCGATGTCCATTGGCGCATTGAGCCCAGAAGCGCATGAAGCTTTGGCCATGGCAATGAACAAGCTTGGCGGCTATTCCAACTCTGGCGAAGGGGGTGAAGATCCACGCCGCTTTGGTACTAACCGTAACTCTCGCATTAAGCAGATTGCTTCCGGTCGTTTTGGCGTGACACCACACTACCTCACCAATGCTGACGTGTTGCAAATTAAGGTCGCGCAAGGCGCGAAACCGGGTGAAGGGGGGCAACTGCCAGGACACAAGGTCACTGCTGAAATCGCCAAGCTGCGTCACTCGGTGCAAGGGGTCACACTCATCTCCCCGCCTCCACATCACGATATCTACTCCATTGAGGATTTAGCCCAGCTTATCTTCGATTTAAAACAGGTAAATCCCGATGCGCTGGTATCGGTGAAACTGGTGTCTGAACCTGGTGTCGGTACTATCGCTACGGGTGTTGCTAAGGCTTATGCCGACCTCATTACCATCTCTGGTTACGACGGCGGTACGGCCGCTAGCCCGCTGACCTCGGTGAAATACGCTGGGTGTCCATGGGAGCTAGGACTTGCCGAAACGCAGCAAGCACTGGTTGCCAATAACCTACGCCACAAGATCCGCCTGCAAGTCGATGGTGGCTTGAAGACAGGACTCGACGTTGTTAAAGCCGCCATTTTAGGTGCTGAGAGCTTTGGTTTCGGTACTGCGCCTATGGTTGCTATGGGCTGTAAATTCCTTCGAATCTGTCACCTTAATAACTGCGCGACTGGCGTTGCAACGCAAGACGAAACGCTGCGTAAAGAGTACTTTAAAGGTCTACCGGAAATGGTGGTCAACTACTTCACGGGACTTGCTGATGAAGTACGTGAACTGCTCGCTGAGTTGGGGGTAGAAAAGCTCACCGACCTGATTGGTCGCACGGATTTACTGGAAGCGGTAGAGGGCATGACAGCGAAGCAATCCAAGCTCGATCTGTCGAACATCCTTGAAGCCCCTGTATCCCCTCTGTCTCACCCATTGTATTGGACTGAGCCAAACCAGCCTTTTGATAAAGCCGAGCTTAACCAGAAGATTGTCGAGCAAACCGAAACGGCTGTTGAAAGCAAAGCCGGTGGTAGCTTCTACTTTGATGTGAGAAACACTGACCGCTCAGTGGGTGCAAGGCTTTCTGGCAGTGTAGCTAAACGCTATGGCAACCAGGGGATGGCAACAACGCCAATCAAACTCTATCTCGATGGTACCGCTGGACAATCCCTTGGGGTTTGGAACGCTGGCGGGGTAGAAATCTACTTAACTGGCGATGCCAATGACTATGTCGGTAAAGGCATGGCTGGCGGCAAGTTAGTGATTAAGCCTCACGTAGGCACCACCTTTACCTGTAACGATGCCACTATCGTCGGTAACACCTGCTTGTACGGTGCAACGGGCGGTAAGCTCTTTGCCGCAGGTACTGCTGGTGAGCGCTTCGGGGTGCGTAACTCAGGCACCATCGCCGTGATTGAAGGTGCCGGTGACAACGCCTGTGAATACATGACGGGTGGTATCGTCGCCATTCTTGGCGCAACGGGCGTGAACTTCGGTGCCGGTATGACGGGCGGCTTTGCTTATGTGATGGACAGCAACGATGACTTTGAAGGTCGCGTCAACACTGAATCAGTGGAAGCCATTTCACTGTCTGAACTCTACATCCATCAAGAGCATCTGCGCGGTTTGATTGCCGAGCACCTTGAAGAGACAGGTTCAGTGCACGCTGAGCACATTCTGGCGAACTTCGATGAATGGATTCCGAAGTTCTATCTCGTCAAACCAAAGGCTGCGGATCTTCGCACCCTACTTGGTCACCAAAGCCGAAGCGCCGCAGAGCTGCGCGTTCAAGCACAGTAA
- a CDS encoding glutamate synthase subunit beta, with amino-acid sequence MGKPTGFLEHGRELPRKLDPTVRIEDNKEFVLNEEFGDKINTQASRCMDCGVPFCHNGCPIGNIIPEFNDAVYRDSWEEAWRILSTTNNFPEFTGRVCPAPCESACVLGINQDPITICNIEKTIVETAYREGYAKPKTPRSRTGKTVAIIGSGPAGLSAAEQLNSAGHSVTVFERDEKVGGLLRFGIPDFKLGMDIIDRKINLMAEAGIEFKVNQHIGVDVNAAQLRQEFDVVLLTGGSTVPRDLPVPGRELNGVHFAMEFLAQNNRRANDMDLKGEEIHAKDKHVVVIGGGDTGSDCVGTSNRHKAASVTQVEIMPIPPEKRPANMPWPQYPMIMKTTTSHEEGCDRHWNILTKEFIGNDEGQVTGLRIADIVWKDAAPGERPSFEEVAGSERVIPCDMAFLAMGFLHPEPTGVLAQLDIKLDERGNVAAENFQTNQQGVFAAGDMRTGQSLVVRCINEGRECARAIDEYLMGNTNLEAKADSLMLSA; translated from the coding sequence ATGGGTAAGCCTACTGGATTTTTAGAACATGGTCGCGAGCTTCCTAGGAAGCTCGATCCAACGGTTCGTATTGAAGACAACAAAGAGTTCGTTCTTAACGAAGAGTTTGGCGATAAGATCAATACTCAGGCTTCTCGTTGTATGGATTGTGGCGTACCTTTCTGTCACAACGGTTGCCCAATCGGCAACATCATCCCAGAGTTTAACGATGCCGTGTATCGTGACAGCTGGGAAGAAGCTTGGCGCATCCTAAGCACGACAAACAACTTCCCTGAGTTTACAGGTCGCGTATGTCCTGCTCCGTGTGAAAGTGCTTGTGTACTTGGTATCAACCAAGACCCAATCACCATCTGTAACATTGAGAAGACGATTGTTGAAACGGCTTACCGTGAAGGCTATGCGAAACCCAAAACGCCACGTTCTCGCACTGGTAAAACAGTTGCAATCATCGGTTCAGGCCCTGCGGGCCTGTCCGCTGCAGAGCAGCTAAACAGTGCAGGCCACTCGGTTACGGTCTTTGAGCGTGACGAAAAAGTGGGTGGTCTACTACGCTTTGGTATTCCAGACTTCAAACTGGGTATGGATATCATTGATCGTAAAATTAACCTTATGGCAGAAGCGGGCATTGAGTTCAAAGTGAACCAGCACATTGGTGTTGATGTGAATGCGGCGCAGCTTCGTCAAGAGTTTGATGTGGTACTACTAACCGGCGGCTCTACCGTACCTCGTGACCTACCGGTACCTGGACGTGAGCTAAACGGCGTTCACTTTGCAATGGAATTCCTAGCGCAAAACAACCGCCGTGCGAACGACATGGACCTAAAAGGCGAAGAGATCCACGCCAAAGATAAGCATGTTGTGGTGATCGGTGGTGGTGATACAGGCTCTGACTGTGTGGGCACCTCGAACCGTCATAAAGCAGCAAGCGTCACTCAGGTAGAGATCATGCCGATCCCACCAGAGAAGCGTCCAGCTAACATGCCATGGCCGCAATACCCAATGATCATGAAGACCACGACTTCTCACGAAGAAGGCTGTGATCGTCATTGGAACATCCTAACCAAAGAGTTTATCGGTAACGATGAAGGTCAAGTAACCGGTCTTCGCATTGCGGATATCGTTTGGAAAGATGCCGCTCCTGGTGAGCGTCCAAGCTTTGAAGAAGTGGCTGGCTCTGAGCGAGTGATCCCTTGTGATATGGCGTTCCTAGCAATGGGCTTCCTACATCCAGAACCAACGGGTGTACTGGCTCAGCTTGATATCAAATTGGATGAGCGTGGCAACGTTGCTGCGGAGAACTTCCAAACTAACCAACAAGGTGTATTTGCTGCAGGTGACATGCGCACAGGCCAGTCTTTGGTTGTACGCTGTATCAACGAAGGCCGTGAGTGTGCACGCGCTATCGATGAATACCTAATGGGCAACACTAACCTAGAAGCGAAAGCAGATTCATTGATGCTTTCCGCTTAA